CCCGATATGGTGGATGATTACGATGTCATTGCTTTGGGCTCGCCGTCTATGGGCGTTGAGGTCATAGAGGAAGAAGAGATGGAGCCTTTTGTGGAAGACATAAAAGACAAGGTCTTAGGCAAAAAGGTGGCTTTGTTCGGCTCGTATGATTGGGGCGACGGCGAATGGATGAGAAATTGGAAAGAGCGCATGACCGACTACGGCGCGCAAGTGGTAGATACCGTAATAGCCCGCCAAGCGCCCGAAGGCGAAAGCGCGCAAGAATGCGTCAACTTGGGCGTCAAACTAGCCTCTCTCTAAAAAGCATAAGCCCTTAAAATAAAGATAAGCCGTTTATAAAACGGCTTTTTTATATTATGCCGCTATTCGTTTTTTTTGGCGCTGTTTTTATTAAGCATAACAATCTAATAGACAATATGATATATAATTATGATATATTATAATAAATTGATGTTTTTGCCCGTTATTTTTCTTATGGGATATTTAAATTAAGGGGTAAGCATTTTATATGCCGATAAAA
This Clostridiales bacterium DNA region includes the following protein-coding sequences:
- a CDS encoding flavodoxin, translating into MSKVLIIYWSGTGNTEKMAQLISQGAKSAGAEVELLNVALAEPDMVDDYDVIALGSPSMGVEVIEEEEMEPFVEDIKDKVLGKKVALFGSYDWGDGEWMRNWKERMTDYGAQVVDTVIARQAPEGESAQECVNLGVKLASL